The nucleotide sequence ATCATTTTGGGTTGAATTAAATGAATATAGTACCACACTCTGCTCTTCACGACACTTTTTCATTAACATACCTAGAACGTCCGCTTAAATAGTCTGAGCACAAAGCTCTTGAGAGCGGTCTCTACCCCCTCCTCTCCTCACACAGGGCCCCGGGAGTGCCCACTGGCCCTTAAGAGTGTCTCTTAGGAGCTAGCACCTAACTGGTTAAAGTGTCACCCGCAACTAGTCATGTTTTCTGGCCCCCATACAGTGTGGGGCCCACACTGCTCAACCTGCCACAGGTGAAATGTATCAGGGGATCTGTGTTCTCTGGAATCTGATCTTAAGTGCTAACCTCTCAGTAGCATTAAAAACGCTTTCACTTTTAGTACATCCACATTAAATGCTCAGAGAAGAAGTGCTACTAAGAGAAAACATGGAAGATTTCTCTAAGGATGGACCCATGCTTTCCATTCCAGCCAGCCAATGGGCTGAGGGCCTGTTTCCATTCTCCCCTTCATTCTTTCAGCATTAGTCCCATTAGTCCGCGACTCACGGGCAGCACAGCTGGATCCAGCAGGCACTCACTGTTAAGACCAGAACACCTACAGCATGTAAACAAGGTGAGATGGCAAAAGATACAGATCCATAGATCCTTTCTcatggagaagggaaagaaaagcctcTGAGACAATGAGCTCACACGGCCGGTGAACACACACGAGAACAAGTCAAACGTCTCAACAAGAATTTACTTTAACAAAACGCACAAGTACGCGATGCTCGAGTCTTACTAGAAAGGAGTCACttggattttttcctttcctcacacAGCACAAGCCAACGGCCAGCTAGACATTCAGACCCATTACTGAATAGAAGGGAGCAGCATCAGACACAAAATTTCAGGCCCTGGTTTTATGTGCctttaatactttttttcctttcctctgtgttcactaaacaggattaaaaaaatttttgtaaagctgcttttcatagctttttgttttccctttgtatttatcatgtttttaatttcttctctgaaGAGGAATTCTCTGAATCTGTATCTTCCAACTCGACTCGGTGCCTTTTGAGGCCACTATGGCCATGCAGAGCCCTGCTGCTGTCTGTGTCTGGGGGGTCAGTGGGGTCCTCTCTCATTCCAGCACTGGGGGTCTCACAGGCCATTTCAGACCCACAACAATCTTTGTGTAGGAGTGGCCCTGTCAGGGTCAAGTTATCATGGTCAGTGTCTGAATGTCCCGGGGAAGAGCATGCCACTGCCTCCAGATCTCCAAAGTTCTGCCCATTGTTGTGTGGATGAGGGGGGCGGGGGTGTAAGCGTCCATTGTTGTGGTTGGCACAGATGGTTTCAAGGCTCCTCTCCTCACTGTCATCAGACTGGGTCCTGGGACAGCTGCCAGACCCACTGCTGAGAGTGGAGCCAGATGCCTtggggacaggaggagagggCGGCTCCTCAGCCCGGCTGCTTAGGGCTTTGCTCAGGGCCTTCCCATTGAGCTTCTTGGTTTCAAAAGAGTGTTCTACAGAGCCACCATTGTTAGCATCCTGGGAGGGGTCCTCTGGTGCCTCTGCCCAAGGGTGGCTGCTGTGCTCCTGGCCTGGGCCACTGCTGGGATTTCTAGCAGAAGTCCCTTCTTTAAAAGCATCCTTGCTGCGACCTTCAGGGGGCAGGTCCTGGTTCCTCTGGCTTGGGGAGTTGCTGAGACAGGCTTCCTTACTGGAAGAAGGGGCTGGGTTGTCCTTGTGGCTGGTTCCTGCCCTCCCTTCATCTGCCTCCCCAGACACGAGGGAGCTCTCTCCATCTTTGTTACTGGAGTAGGAGATATAGGAATAGCGGAGCCACTTGTACGCTTTATAAATCTTCCGTTCGACCGACTCCATGTCTGAAGTTGGTGAGGCCCGGCTGGGCTGAATCTCCAGCGTGGAAGTGCTCCGCTcaggggaggagggcggggaggaggagaggtCATCCACCTTGATCTGAGGGTAGTCACAGTTGTCCTCTCCGATGTAGGCGCTGGCGGGCTTGCTGGGGGGCGCGGGCCTCTCCTCCCGGGCCGCCTTCTGCCGGCGCCGCAGGGTATTGCGCTGCCGCGTGGCTGTTCTGCGCTCGTTGAGCTCCTCCTCGTCGTCGGAGCTGCTGGAGCTGCTGGAGCTGCTGGACTCGTCCTCAGGGCTGGGAGACCGCGGCCGCGGGAAGAGGTCTGTGTCCAGCTCCACCTCACAGGCGTTCTCTTCGGAGTCGGACTCGTTGGAGAGGGCCAGGAGGCGTTTGTCCTGGTAGCGCCGCAGAGCCGACAGGCGCTGCTGGCGAGACGCCGCGTCCTCACATGTGGGCGGTGGCGGAGGGGACGCCACTGAGTTGGCGGCGGGGACCCGCAGGGGCCCCAGGTGGAAGGCGCTGTCGGCATTCTCGTCCACTGCGGGTGGAGGGGAACGGGGCAGCGAGGCCGAGGACTCGGAGTCGGTGTAGCCGGACCGCTCGCTGACCCCCGCGTGCAGCTGGAGGATGGTGCTCTCGCTGAGGTCGCTGTCGGAGTCAGAGCTCCAGCCCTCGATCTCGCGGCGCACCAGGGAGTCAAAGAAGGCCATCATCCGCGGGTCTTCCTGCACGGACTGGTTGGCGTAGTCATGTGACAGGCCACTCCCACTGTTCAGCACCAGGCTGATGTACTCTTCATGGGTATAGAGGCAGCGGGAATCATCCTCAATCCTACCGTCTAGGTCTCCTGTACACCCCGGCTGCTTGTATGGGCTCCAGATCTGCAcagaaggcaaaaacaaaaccaaggaggCCTGATTGAAAGTACTCCAAAGCTGGTGGTGATAAAGAACACTGAGGCAGAGCTTCTCTAGGCCCTTCCTGTCACTTAGCCAGGACCTGCTAACCAGCTTTAAAAATACACTCTTTACCAGACTGGATTATGTGGGCCACATATGAAAACAGAGGCTTCTAGAGTCAGGTGTTGGAAAAAGCATCGTCTAGGACATAGCATTAGCCTAGGGTCAGGAGACCTAAATCTTGTCTCTTGACCCAGAATAGTCACAACCATCTCCCCTACCAGCCCCCTCCCCTTTAGCTTCCTCTGGGAGTAGCTTGGAAATTACAATAACCCCCTTCATAATTGCAAAGGGTAGGGGATGACTTGAAGATTGGCCAATGTGTTCAAAACTCTCAGAAGACTGAAGCTGTGCACAGAGAGGTACCACTTTTCCAAAGTGAAAACAGACCCAGCAGTCAGTCCTCTGTGGTAGTTAATATTTCAGCCTATAACTCCACTTCTCCCCAACTgcaacatttctatttttaactaatGGGAATTGCTTACTGGCGCTTGATAAGAATAGCCAACTGCCTACACTGCATTTCCCTCCTGGACATGCAGGCATTAGTTACCCAGGAAACTGGTTTCTCTTAACCAGGTTGCTGCTGACCTGCTCCCCAACTCTCCTGTTAGCTGTAGGAATAGGCAGGACATCCCCCCAAAAGACCATCACCCCACCTTAACACTCCTCCATGCTATCATCAAACACATGGGCCGGTAGCCAAAAGAATTACGCACAGTTAGGACTCAAACTCAGGTCTGCCTGACTGCAAAGACCCAACTTTACAAGCAGAATAAGTTATGCAAAAATCAAGTTCAAGGTAATTAAGCTGTCACTGCAGATGAGAACAATTAGCTTCACCTGACTACCAGACTGGTCCACAGAGCAGCACACAGAAGCTCAGTTACATCAGCCGGTAGCCATGGCAACTCAGATGAAATTCCAGGCAATTCTCTTGCCTGACAGGCTGGTGTCTATCTTTAGATGGCACCCAACCCAGAAAACAGAGCTCTTCATTCTCTATCCTCTACCAAGACAATGGCTTTGCTTTCCCAACGCTATCCAAGGACAAATTCACCTCCTTTTGAGTACTTTCTTGAGGCCCCATCCTTCCCATGCTTTATTTGCAACTTCTGAGAGGTAGCACCTTTATGGAAGATCTTCAGTTCAAAAGGGGCTGGAGAAACCTAGGTTGGCTCTCTTCATCAACTACCAACTCAGGTTCATTTCTCCTTAAGTTGTTCACAGCCTACACCTCCTGGGCTGTACTCCTCGCTCCATCTTCACCGCCTGACCCAGGAGAGGtttaaggcagtggttctcacaCTCAGGGGTGCACAGGAGTCACCTTCAGAATCTTAATGGTGTTCACTCCTGAGCCCCACCCTTAAGAGATTCTGATTCATGAAGTCATCAGCAGGTACCAGGGCTCTGCAATTTTAACAAGGGGAAGACTAACTTCTTAAGAAACACTAGAATACAGTTAGAAAATAAGTAGCAGAAAATAAAGGATTTGCCTGAAGAGATTCTCAAATTCTTTGTGAGACCCAATGTTCTGAGCCATTTAGACTGGGCCCTCAACAACGGGCTCAAGCTACACATAACTATTTCTACAAACAAATGTCCAAGAGAATTAAAGTTCGGTAGCTTAGAAAGGAAACTGAGGGGTCCCTTAGGACtttggggcggggtgggagggtcTTATCCTATATTCCAAGGCCAGGTCTCTTACTCTCCCagtttaaaaatggtaaaattttacTAACCATGCTGTCTAATATAAAGATAAATCTCTACGTGCttcacagaaacacaaaatttGTTAACAGAAGTACAAATATTAAGGGTGCAACAAGCCAGTTTCTAGGTTCTAATCTACCATCCAGTCCCTGAGTCTTCACTTCAGGAATGAAAATCATTAACACTGAAAGCAGCTTTTATTTGGGCCCTGGAATGTATTAAGCTGAGGTAGACTTTCATTCCTGAAGCCTGGAGTAATGGAACAAAACGCTGCATCAGGAGGCGAGACGTGAGTGTGGGTTCCTACTCAACTTGGGCTGACCTCAGATAAAGCTTAGCTCCCTGATCTAAACAGTGAATTAGATGGGTCTCATCCAACCCTAAGAttcagagcaaaacaaaaccattatCCCAGACAGCCAGTCTGCAGTCCTCCAGGGACTTGTGGCACCGAGCTGCAGGGACAGGCAGAACAGGTAGGAACCCCAGCCCCACAGGGCCCTGGGCAAAATGACTTCACTCTCGAGCAcatcttttctcatctgtagaaatGACAATGATGAAATGACATAACCTATACCAAAGCACAAAAGAAATGTGGTGCTTTCTCTTTCACTTGGCAGCTGAATTCCTCACCCAGAAAGCTTTAGACCCATCCTCAAAGAGACTTTTGAACTTCAGAAGTATGGACCATCCCAATTATCTTAGTCCTCATCctaagaatattttgaaatatttgtgaaagtatttatttctttacacTGAAAGTCAGCAACTCAGAAGTAAAGCACCAAAAAACACAACCTTCTGCCCCGACATGTTAAATGTGGATAGACAAGCCTCCTCCTGGGGCACGTTTCATaagaaaaggaggagagggaTGAGCAGATTTCTCTCCAAGCTTCTCTGAGCTTCTCTCCAAGCTCAAGAGATTGCTGGGGGggaaagatgcccttcaactctTATTCAAACATTGTCAAAATGGAAAGCAATTAAGTAGCAAGTGTTCTGATCTACACAGGTGCCCAGGATATCCCTGACATAGCAGCTCTAAGCCCTCTCCTCTTTGTACTATTATATTAAATTAGGAAATCTGGCCATTTACCAAGAAAATCTACACTGAAAGGGACCTAACTGCTATTTAAGGGTTCTCCACTCTCTCTAATATGGCTTCCAAGACCTTCTGGGCCCACCTCCTGCCCCCCTTCCTGCCTTATATCTTAGTCCTCCATTCTTATGCTCTTTCCTGTGGCCAAACATGGTCATTTTCTGAACAGGTCCTATGCTTCACTGCTTCTGAGCAATTATTCTTAAGTATAATGCTAGAACACAGTAGGTGATCAATAACtattaattaaacaaaataattaactATCTATTGCCTCTACTTAGAATGTTCCTCATATCTTACTCCGTCCTTTTGCAGTCTTTATTCTCCAAATTCTAGCTCAAATCCTACCTGCCCAAGGTTATCACAGATGGGACAAAAAAAACTCTCCCTCCCCCAGAGCATTTCTGTTTCCATCTCTTGTGTAGCTACTGCActtttcattgtatttacttCTTGTCTCTCTTATAGGGTGACCTACATTACCTTTTTCGCCTTTATGTTTCCCATAGAGTCTAGCACAAATGGCACACGTAGGTATATCATACATATCACAAATATAGTAAAAACATAGGAATGgtcttttgagaaaaaaatgtcagCACTTGCTCTGTCTTGCCCCTTCAGGCTTAACTATAAAACAAACCCCTCCTTTGCTAAACATGCACATTCAGGGgactgaagaagaagaagctgatCCCAACAACTGGGATTCTTCTCTTCTGGGCTAGGACAGCAGCAGTAAAGGACAAGGGAGAAGGTGGAGTAAAGTGGAGAGAAAAAAGGTCTCAGGCTGGTATAGATATTATGCTCTTTAAGCCACTGATGCTCTCAGAAATGGCAAGCAGGAAAGTGACACTTATTAAAATAGTCAGAAATTATCGGGCACAGGTAATCCACAAGGAACTCCTGGATGGCAAGTCACCATAGATATCCTCACTTGACAGATGGGGAACAGGCTCAAAGAACTGTCCAAGAGTACCAGCTGTACTGACTTAAGGTTTCGAATGGCTAAATGTGCCTCCTGGTGGGGAAGGATTCAGACCCCACTGGA is from Mustela lutreola isolate mMusLut2 chromosome 7, mMusLut2.pri, whole genome shotgun sequence and encodes:
- the DCAF5 gene encoding DDB1- and CUL4-associated factor 5 isoform X3, whose amino-acid sequence is MEQAIHSRVKPIQLKGEHHSNIFCLAFNSGNTKVFSGGNDEQVILHDVESSETLDVFAHEDAVYGLSVSPVNDNIFASSSDDGRVLIWDIRESPHGEPFCLANYPSAFHSVMFNPVEPRLLATANSKEGVGLWDIRKPQSSLLRYGGNLSLQSAMSVRFNSNGTQLLALRRRLPPVLYDIHSRLPVFQFDNQGYFNSCTMKSCCFAGDRDQYILSGSDDFNLYMWRIPADPEAGGIGRVVNGAFMVLKGHRSIVNQVRFNPHTYMICSSGVEKIIKIWSPYKQPGCTGDLDGRIEDDSRCLYTHEEYISLVLNSGSGLSHDYANQSVQEDPRMMAFFDSLVRREIEGWSSDSDSDLSESTILQLHAGVSERSGYTDSESSASLPRSPPPAVDENADSAFHLGPLRVPAANSVASPPPPPTCEDAASRQQRLSALRRYQDKRLLALSNESDSEENACEVELDTDLFPRPRSPSPEDESSSSSSSSSSDDEEELNERRTATRQRNTLRRRQKAAREERPAPPSKPASAYIGEDNCDYPQIKVDDLSSSPPSSPERSTSTLEIQPSRASPTSDMESVERKIYKAYKWLRYSYISYSSNKDGESSLVSGEADEGRAGTSHKDNPAPSSSKEACLSNSPSQRNQDLPPEGRSKDAFKEGTSARNPSSGPGQEHSSHPWAEAPEDPSQDANNGGSVEHSFETKKLNGKALSKALSSRAEEPPSPPVPKASGSTLSSGSGSCPRTQSDDSEERSLETICANHNNGRLHPRPPHPHNNGQNFGDLEAVACSSPGHSDTDHDNLTLTGPLLHKDCCGSEMACETPSAGMREDPTDPPDTDSSRALHGHSGLKRHRVELEDTDSENSSSEKKLKT
- the DCAF5 gene encoding DDB1- and CUL4-associated factor 5 isoform X1, which encodes MKRRAGLGGSMRSVVGFLSQRGLHGDPLLTQDFQRRRLRGCRNLYKKDLLGHFGCVNAIEFSNNGGQWLVSGGDDRRVLLWHMEQAIHSRVKPIQLKGEHHSNIFCLAFNSGNTKVFSGGNDEQVILHDVESSETLDVFAHEDAVYGLSVSPVNDNIFASSSDDGRVLIWDIRESPHGEPFCLANYPSAFHSVMFNPVEPRLLATANSKEGVGLWDIRKPQSSLLRYGGNLSLQSAMSVRFNSNGTQLLALRRRLPPVLYDIHSRLPVFQFDNQGYFNSCTMKSCCFAGDRDQYILSGSDDFNLYMWRIPADPEAGGIGRVVNGAFMVLKGHRSIVNQVRFNPHTYMICSSGVEKIIKIWSPYKQPGCTGDLDGRIEDDSRCLYTHEEYISLVLNSGSGLSHDYANQSVQEDPRMMAFFDSLVRREIEGWSSDSDSDLSESTILQLHAGVSERSGYTDSESSASLPRSPPPAVDENADSAFHLGPLRVPAANSVASPPPPPTCEDAASRQQRLSALRRYQDKRLLALSNESDSEENACEVELDTDLFPRPRSPSPEDESSSSSSSSSSDDEEELNERRTATRQRNTLRRRQKAAREERPAPPSKPASAYIGEDNCDYPQIKVDDLSSSPPSSPERSTSTLEIQPSRASPTSDMESVERKIYKAYKWLRYSYISYSSNKDGESSLVSGEADEGRAGTSHKDNPAPSSSKEACLSNSPSQRNQDLPPEGRSKDAFKEGTSARNPSSGPGQEHSSHPWAEAPEDPSQDANNGGSVEHSFETKKLNGKALSKALSSRAEEPPSPPVPKASGSTLSSGSGSCPRTQSDDSEERSLETICANHNNGRLHPRPPHPHNNGQNFGDLEAVACSSPGHSDTDHDNLTLTGPLLHKDCCGSEMACETPSAGMREDPTDPPDTDSSRALHGHSGLKRHRVELEDTDSENSSSEKKLKT
- the DCAF5 gene encoding DDB1- and CUL4-associated factor 5 isoform X2 produces the protein MKRRAGLGGSMRSVVGFLSQRGLHGDPLLTQDFQRRRLRGCRNLYKKDLLGHFGCVNAIEFSNNGGQWLVSGGDDRRVLLWHMEQAIHSRVKPIQLKGEHHSNIFCLAFNSGNTKVFSGGNDEQVILHDVESETLDVFAHEDAVYGLSVSPVNDNIFASSSDDGRVLIWDIRESPHGEPFCLANYPSAFHSVMFNPVEPRLLATANSKEGVGLWDIRKPQSSLLRYGGNLSLQSAMSVRFNSNGTQLLALRRRLPPVLYDIHSRLPVFQFDNQGYFNSCTMKSCCFAGDRDQYILSGSDDFNLYMWRIPADPEAGGIGRVVNGAFMVLKGHRSIVNQVRFNPHTYMICSSGVEKIIKIWSPYKQPGCTGDLDGRIEDDSRCLYTHEEYISLVLNSGSGLSHDYANQSVQEDPRMMAFFDSLVRREIEGWSSDSDSDLSESTILQLHAGVSERSGYTDSESSASLPRSPPPAVDENADSAFHLGPLRVPAANSVASPPPPPTCEDAASRQQRLSALRRYQDKRLLALSNESDSEENACEVELDTDLFPRPRSPSPEDESSSSSSSSSSDDEEELNERRTATRQRNTLRRRQKAAREERPAPPSKPASAYIGEDNCDYPQIKVDDLSSSPPSSPERSTSTLEIQPSRASPTSDMESVERKIYKAYKWLRYSYISYSSNKDGESSLVSGEADEGRAGTSHKDNPAPSSSKEACLSNSPSQRNQDLPPEGRSKDAFKEGTSARNPSSGPGQEHSSHPWAEAPEDPSQDANNGGSVEHSFETKKLNGKALSKALSSRAEEPPSPPVPKASGSTLSSGSGSCPRTQSDDSEERSLETICANHNNGRLHPRPPHPHNNGQNFGDLEAVACSSPGHSDTDHDNLTLTGPLLHKDCCGSEMACETPSAGMREDPTDPPDTDSSRALHGHSGLKRHRVELEDTDSENSSSEKKLKT